Within the Acidipropionibacterium acidipropionici genome, the region CTTGCGGGCCATCACCAGGGGCCACAACTGGTTGAGCAGCTGAAGCTCGGTTGCGGTCTCGTAGCGGTATCTGAAGGCGTGGCGGCGGACCCAGTCGCCGTTGCGCTGCTCGACGTGGGCGTTGTCGTTCTTCTTGTAGGGCCGCGAGCGGGACATCGCGATGTCGTGGCCCTTCGCCCAGTCGATGAGGCCCCAGTTGATGAACTCCGACCCGTTGTCGACGTGGACCTCCGCCACGGGCACGGGCATCTGGTCGACGATCCGGTCCATGCCGGCCCCGATGTGGACGAATGCCTTGTTCTTGACCGTGGTCAGGACCGTGTAGCCGGAGACGGGCAGGGTGGCCGACAAGGTCCACAGGAATTCCCCGACCAGGGTGTGGCCGCAGTGGGCCACGGTGTCGACCTCTACCAGCCCGGGATCGGTGATCGGCCCGTCCAGGCTGGTGCGCAGCGGCACCGCGGCACGCAGGATGTGAGGGGCGGGTCGGGTGGCTGACAGGCCGGCGGCCGGGTAGGCGGCGTCCTTGAAGGGTTTCAGGTACCTGTCGATGGTGGCCGCCGACATGGAGCGCAGTTCGGTCAGCACCGCGGGGGTGGCCCGGCGGGTGACTTTCCCGAACTCCTTGAAGCGTTCCAGCCTGTTCAGGGTGTCGTCCATCACGGGGGCCAGGTACTTCCCGGAGGGCTGACCCGTCACGCTCCACACGTGCTGGAGGACCTTCACGGCGTCGTAGGAGTACTTGCGGGGCCGGGGCCGGCGCTTCTGCTGGGACGCGGCACCTTTCCGCGTCAGGGCTGCCCGGATCGCGCGGCGGGCGTGGTCACGGGTCCAGCCTGTGGTGGCGGTCAGGGAGTCCAGCAGCACCGACTTGTCCTTCTTCGATGCGGCCCGGTACTGGTGGGCGTACTTCTTGGTGATCTCACGGCGTGCGGCCATCGACAGCTCCCGATCCATGGCCCGGGCCTACACCGTCAGTACGCGGACATCCTCATCTGAGGCACGTGCTGCCGCATCCGGACCTTTTACGTGAGTCTCGTCGATGTCTTCCATTTTGTTCTGGTACTGCTTTAGACTGGAGTGAACTTCGCTGGTGCCCTTGGCCACCCCAGCCGCACCAGTCTTCATCTGCTCGAGCTTCGCCAGATCTTCCTTGCTCAGACCCGCACTGGAGGAGCCCGAGGTCATGCCGCTTGGATCCTGAAGTCCCTTGTCCAAGGCATTCAGGCCAGTCGACAACTGCGAGACCCCGGAACCCAGCTGGCTCCCGCTGCTGGCCAGCTTCTGGCCGTTCGTGTCCAGGGTGTTGATCCCGGTGGAGAGCTGCTTCACACCGGTGGTGAGCTGGCTCCCGTTGCTCGCCAGCGTCTGACCACCCTTGTCCAGCTGCTTCATCCCGTTGTTCAGCTGGTAGGCGCCGTTCGTGGACTGATTGATCCCGCTCTTCAGCCCGGCGGCACCGGTGTCCAGCTGCTTGGCTCCCTTCGCCAGGGACACCATCGAATTCGCCGACTTGTTGAATCCGATATAGATATTGTCCAGATACTGGCTGTTGAGGGTCTTGTTCATCTCCCTCTCGGCCGCCTGAGCCGTCATTCTGGCGATCGTCGTGTCGGTGACCGGGGCCGAGTCCGACGTCTTCACGTCGATCCTCGCCGAATTCGCGGCATCGGCCTTGTTCGCCGAGTACGACGTCGCGTCCTTCGAGAAGGACTTCGGGATGGTGACGACGGCCGCATAGGTGCCGTCCTTGAGCCCGTCCGAAGCCTTGCTCGAATCGGTGAGCTCCCAGGCGATGTTGCGCCCGTCCGTCGTCTGGGTGTCGGACTTGATGAGCCCACCGGACAACTGCCGGCCCAGCGGCACCTGCTGCCCGTTGAGCTTGACCCCGGCGTCCTCATTCACGACGGCGGCCTTCACCTGACCGAGCCGGTCGGTCATCTTCCAGGTGGTGCCGATCAGCCCGGCGGCCACCAGCAGGGGCACCAGGATCAGTGCGACCACCGACGGGATGCTCAGGGTGATGGTCGAGTGCGACCGCTCGGCGCGCGGCATTGAGAAGCGTGACATCAGCGCGTCCCTTCAGTGGAGGGGTCAACAGTTCTGGGACGGACGGCGGTCGCCACGTCCGGCGACTCGGGAATCGAGTCCTGGGAGCGGCCGGGCTCACCGGGAGCCGGCGCCGCGACGGCCTCCGGGGACGCGTCCCCGAGCACCGGGCCGCCCTGGTAGGGCGCCTCGGTGGCGACCAGCTCGCCGAACCCGTCGGGCCGCGCCCAGTCGAGCCGCCGGGCCCGCTGGGCGCCCAGCAGCACCCCGGTCGCCCCGCGCTTGCGGGCGTTGTCGCACAGGTGGGCCAGGGCCGCCCGGTCGTCGGGATCGACGATCCGGTCGGCGTGGTCGACGACCACCATCCTGGTCTCGGGGCGCAGCGCCTCGCGCAGCCGACCCGCCAGGCCGTCGGCCTCGGCGGCGTCCACGAAGGACACCAGCCGACGCACCTTCGCGGCCCGGTCGGGCAGCAGCTCGCCGGCCGACCGGCAGGTTCCCTCGTCGAGGGCCAACCGGCCCGACAGGGCCAGCAGCAGCCCGGTCACCGGCCCTGTGGGCCCGACCACGGCCTGCACCTCGCCGGGCTCGACGTGGGCGTCGACGTCGCTGAACAGTCCGTGAACGGCCAGCTTCTCGCCGTGCACCGCCTCGGTGTGGGACGCCGTCGGCCATTCGGCGAGCTTGGCCTCGCGGGTCACGGCCTCACCCTCGATGTCGAGGACGGGCATGTGCCGATCCAGCCATTTCGGCACCCACCAGGCCTTGTCGCCGAGCAGGGTGAGAACGGCCGGAACGAAGGTCATCCGCACCAGGAAGGCGTCCACCAGGATGCCGACGGCCAGCGCCAGGGCGATCTCGCGCAGCGCGTTCATCCCCTCGGGGATGAAGAAGGCGAAGACCGAGAACATGATCACGGCGGCCGCCGTCACCACCTTGCCGGAGTGGATGAAGCCGTCGATGACGGCCTCCTTGGCGTCCATCCCGTGGGTGTAGGACTCGCGCATCCGCGACACCAGGAAGACCTCGTAGTCCATCGCCAGGCCGAAGAGGATGCCCATCACGACGATCGGCATGAAGGAGATGATCGGCACGGCCTTGTCCATATTGATGATGCTCAACCCGATCCCCCGGTTGAACACCAGCTGGGAGACGCCGAGCGCCGAGCCGGCGCTCAGCAGGTAGCCGACCGTCGCCTTGATGGGCACCGCGATCGATCTGAACACCACCGTCAGCAGCACCAGGCACAGGCCGATGACGAAGATGCCGAAGGGCACCAGAGCTCCCCCGAGCTGGTCGGAGACGTCGATCTGGATGGCCGTCTGGCCGGTGACGCCGGTGTCGACGTCATATTCGTCCTGCCACTTCGACTGCTGGTCGCGCAGCCGGGTCACCAGGTCCGAGGTGGCCTCGTCGGAGGGGCCGGTGTCGGGGATCACCTGGATCATCGCGGTGTCGGCGTTCTGGTTCGGCAGGGCGGTGGGCACCTGCTTGACGCCGGGGAGGGCCTCGATGTCCTTCTTGAGATC harbors:
- a CDS encoding YhgE/Pip domain-containing protein, which translates into the protein MPRAERSHSTITLSIPSVVALILVPLLVAAGLIGTTWKMTDRLGQVKAAVVNEDAGVKLNGQQVPLGRQLSGGLIKSDTQTTDGRNIAWELTDSSKASDGLKDGTYAAVVTIPKSFSKDATSYSANKADAANSARIDVKTSDSAPVTDTTIARMTAQAAEREMNKTLNSQYLDNIYIGFNKSANSMVSLAKGAKQLDTGAAGLKSGINQSTNGAYQLNNGMKQLDKGGQTLASNGSQLTTGVKQLSTGINTLDTNGQKLASSGSQLGSGVSQLSTGLNALDKGLQDPSGMTSGSSSAGLSKEDLAKLEQMKTGAAGVAKGTSEVHSSLKQYQNKMEDIDETHVKGPDAAARASDEDVRVLTV
- a CDS encoding integrase catalytic domain-containing protein; its protein translation is MDRELSMAARREITKKYAHQYRAASKKDKSVLLDSLTATTGWTRDHARRAIRAALTRKGAASQQKRRPRPRKYSYDAVKVLQHVWSVTGQPSGKYLAPVMDDTLNRLERFKEFGKVTRRATPAVLTELRSMSAATIDRYLKPFKDAAYPAAGLSATRPAPHILRAAVPLRTSLDGPITDPGLVEVDTVAHCGHTLVGEFLWTLSATLPVSGYTVLTTVKNKAFVHIGAGMDRIVDQMPVPVAEVHVDNGSEFINWGLIDWAKGHDIAMSRSRPYKKNDNAHVEQRNGDWVRRHAFRYRYETATELQLLNQLWPLVMARKNHLLPCVKAIGWTTTSAGRKKRVYDKPKTPYQRLVDSGVLDPATRARLAAEHDRLNPADLARRITDIQNQLIRLAERRTQTDQPAA
- a CDS encoding MMPL family transporter, which codes for MSSFLHDLSAWCFHRGKTVIGVWLAVLVALGALTLGFRGSFDDSFTIPGAPSQTAMDHMKAVFPQAADLTANVVVTVPDGASVESQVNKPKIEQGVKDLDKLDFVKSATSPWGDYVDGMVSSDKTAAVIQVDVGDQTSMSFPSSDKQALQDAGKKIQDSMPKGTKVDVGGQAFGATLPSLGVTEALGVIVALVVLFITLGSLIAAGMPIVTAIIGVGISACLTLLLANFTDVNSTTPMLAVMLGLAVGIDYALFILSRHRDQLADGVDPETSATRAVATSGSAVIFAGTTVIIALVGLSIAGIPFLTVMGIFAAIGVALAVLIALTMLPAFMGLMGARMTPRKRRVGRRAKKPAKGEGSRPGGIFGWWVRVVTKVPLVTVLVVVVGVGSLAIPMKDLHLSLPSAAEDAVGTPSRQTYDALTEKFGEGFNGPIIVTADIVNSDDPMGVIKDLKKDIEALPGVKQVPTALPNQNADTAMIQVIPDTGPSDEATSDLVTRLRDQQSKWQDEYDVDTGVTGQTAIQIDVSDQLGGALVPFGIFVIGLCLVLLTVVFRSIAVPIKATVGYLLSAGSALGVSQLVFNRGIGLSIINMDKAVPIISFMPIVVMGILFGLAMDYEVFLVSRMRESYTHGMDAKEAVIDGFIHSGKVVTAAAVIMFSVFAFFIPEGMNALREIALALAVGILVDAFLVRMTFVPAVLTLLGDKAWWVPKWLDRHMPVLDIEGEAVTREAKLAEWPTASHTEAVHGEKLAVHGLFSDVDAHVEPGEVQAVVGPTGPVTGLLLALSGRLALDEGTCRSAGELLPDRAAKVRRLVSFVDAAEADGLAGRLREALRPETRMVVVDHADRIVDPDDRAALAHLCDNARKRGATGVLLGAQRARRLDWARPDGFGELVATEAPYQGGPVLGDASPEAVAAPAPGEPGRSQDSIPESPDVATAVRPRTVDPSTEGTR